One Leopardus geoffroyi isolate Oge1 chromosome B1, O.geoffroyi_Oge1_pat1.0, whole genome shotgun sequence DNA window includes the following coding sequences:
- the JAKMIP1 gene encoding janus kinase and microtubule-interacting protein 1 isoform X6 — translation MSKKGRSKGERPEMETDAVQMANEELRAKLTSIQIEFQQEKSKMDEIRGKDRVILALEKELGVQTGQTQKLLLQKEALDEQLVQVKEAERYHSSPKRELPPGIGDMAELMGVQDQHMDERDVRRFQLKIAELNSVIRKLEDRNTLLADERNELLKRSRETEVQLKPLVEKNKRMNKKNEDLLQSIQRMEEKIKSVMRENVEMKEKLSAQASLKRHTSLNDLSLTRDEQEIEFLRLQVLEQQHVIDDLSLERERLLRSKRHRGKGLKPPKKHVVETFFGFDEESVDSETLSETSCNTDRTDRAPATPEEDLDDTTTREEADLRFCQLTREYQALQRAYALLQEQVGGTLDAEREARTREQLQADLLRCQAKIEDLEKLLVEKGQDSKWVEEKQLLIRTNQDLLEKIYRLEMEESQLKNEMQDAKDQNELLEFRVLELEVRDSICCALSNGADLLFEPKLKFM, via the exons aTGGACGAGATCAGAGGGAAAGACCGTGTGATCCTGGCCTTGGAGAAGGAACTCGGCGTGCAGACCGGCCAGACCCAGAAGCTGCTTCTTCAGAAGGAGGCTTTGGATGAGCAGCTGGTTCAGGTCAAAGAGGCTGAGCGGTACCACAGTAGTCCCAAGAGAGAGCTCCCGCCCGGCATCGGGGACATGGCAGAGCTCATGGGCGTCCAG GATCAACATATGGACGAACGAGACGTACGGCGATTCCAACTGAAAATTGCTGAACTGAACTCGGTGATACGGAAGCTGGAGGACAGGAACACCCTCTTGGCAGACGAGAGGAACGAGCTG CTGAAACGCTCCCGGGAGACCGAGGTCCAGCTGAAGCCCCTTGTGGAGAAGAACAAACGGATGAACAAGAAGAATGAGGATTTGCTGCAGAGCATCCAGAGGATGGAGGAGAAAATCAAGAGCGTCATGAGGGAGAATGTGGAAATG AAAGAGAAGCTGTCGGCGCAGGCGTCCCTGAAGCGGCACACTTCCTTGAACGACCTCAGCCTGACGAGGGACGAGCAGGAGATCGAGTTCCTGCGGCTGCAGGTTCTGGAACAACAGCACGTCATCGACGACCTCTCGCTG GAGAGAGAACGTCTCTTGCGCTCCAAACGACATCGCGGGAAAGGTCTGAAGCCACCCAAG AAGCATGTTGTGGAGACATTTTTTGGATTTGATGAGGAGTCAGTGGACTCGGAAACCTTGTCAGAAACCTCCTGCAACACGGACAGGACGGACAGGGCCCCAGCCACGCCCGAGGAAGACTTGGATGAT ACGACGACGAGAGAAGAGGCCGACCTGCGGTTCTGCCAGCTGACCAGGGAGTACCAGGCCCTGCAGCGGGCCTACGCCCTGCTTCAGGAGCAGGTGGGGGGGACGCTGGATGCTGAGAGAGAGGCCCGG ACTCGGGAACAGCTCCAAGCTGACCTGCTGAGGTGTCAGGCGAAAATCGAAGATTTGGAGAAGTTGCTCGTCGAGAAGGGACAG GATTCCAAATGGGTTGAAGAGAAGCAGCTTCTCATCAGGACAAACCAGGACTTGCTGGAAAAG ATTTACAGACTGGAAATGGAAGAGAGTCAGCTGAAGAACGAAATGCAGGACGCCAAGGACCAAAATGAGCTGCTAGAGTTCCGAGTGCTGGAGCTCGAAGTAAGAGACTCTATCTGTTGCGCGCTCTCAAACGGAGCAGACCTTCTCTTTGAGCCCAAACTGAAATTCATGTAA